A window from Cryobacterium sp. PAMC25264 encodes these proteins:
- a CDS encoding phospho-sugar mutase yields MGELVVTATAWLAQDPDPETRAELRVLLQQAQDRDPAAVADLHSRFDERLAFGTAGLRGEIAAGSNRMNRVLVSQAAAGLAAFLLEQAPTVRPGGIPSVVIGYDGRRNSHVFATDTAAIMAGAGVRAILLPRLLPTPVLAFAVRHLGASAGVMVTASHNPPNDNGYKVYLGDADAGSQIVSPDDVAIAAQIQRVADTLLVSDLPRAAYETAPESVVQAYVDATAAIARPPRAQVNAVYTALHGVGWDTTRRVLDAAGFALPTLVDAQIAPDSAFPTVAFPNPEEPGAMDLAYETAREVGAELIIANDPDADRLAIAIPDADAAEGYRRLSGNEIGAILGWRAAVEAQNAPGDGGANGTLACSIVSTPALKAVADAYGLAFADTLTGFKWVSRAPGLIFGFEEALGYLVNPGTVRDKDGISAAVALLSLVSDLKADGFTLAEHLDAFSEKFGHFASGQISVRVTDLTEIDRVMARLRDSPPAMIGSSRVDHIDDLSRGFNGLPPSDVLRIVLTDGSRVMVRPSGTEPKLKVYLDTSSTVGSLAERRQGASDALAELDRGMRALIG; encoded by the coding sequence GTGGGCGAACTCGTCGTCACCGCAACAGCGTGGCTCGCCCAGGACCCCGACCCCGAGACCCGCGCCGAACTGCGCGTGCTCCTGCAGCAGGCCCAGGACCGCGACCCGGCCGCCGTAGCCGACCTGCACTCCAGGTTCGACGAGCGCCTCGCGTTCGGCACCGCCGGCCTTCGCGGCGAGATCGCCGCCGGCTCCAACCGGATGAACCGGGTGCTGGTCTCCCAGGCCGCCGCCGGCCTGGCCGCCTTCCTGCTCGAACAGGCCCCGACGGTCCGGCCCGGCGGCATCCCCTCGGTGGTCATCGGCTACGACGGCCGCCGCAACTCGCACGTGTTCGCCACGGACACCGCCGCGATCATGGCCGGCGCCGGCGTACGCGCGATCCTGCTCCCCCGCCTGCTGCCGACCCCGGTGCTCGCGTTCGCGGTGCGCCACCTCGGAGCCAGCGCCGGTGTGATGGTGACCGCCTCGCACAACCCGCCCAACGACAACGGCTACAAGGTCTACCTCGGCGACGCCGACGCGGGCTCCCAGATCGTCTCCCCCGATGACGTGGCCATCGCCGCCCAGATCCAACGGGTGGCCGACACCCTCCTGGTCTCCGACCTGCCGCGCGCGGCGTATGAGACCGCACCGGAGTCCGTCGTGCAGGCCTACGTCGACGCCACCGCCGCCATCGCCCGGCCGCCGCGCGCACAGGTCAACGCCGTCTACACGGCCCTGCACGGCGTGGGCTGGGACACCACCCGCCGGGTGCTCGACGCCGCCGGATTCGCGTTGCCGACCCTCGTCGACGCGCAGATCGCCCCCGACTCGGCCTTCCCCACCGTCGCCTTCCCCAACCCTGAGGAACCCGGCGCGATGGACCTCGCCTACGAGACCGCCCGCGAGGTGGGCGCCGAACTCATCATCGCCAACGACCCGGATGCCGACAGGCTCGCCATCGCCATCCCCGACGCCGACGCGGCAGAGGGCTACCGGCGCCTGAGCGGCAATGAAATCGGCGCGATCCTCGGCTGGCGTGCGGCCGTGGAGGCCCAGAACGCTCCGGGTGACGGCGGCGCCAACGGCACCCTGGCCTGCTCGATCGTGTCGACCCCGGCCCTCAAGGCCGTGGCGGATGCCTACGGACTGGCCTTCGCCGACACCCTCACGGGCTTCAAGTGGGTCTCCCGCGCGCCCGGGCTGATCTTCGGTTTCGAGGAGGCCTTGGGCTACCTGGTGAACCCGGGCACCGTGCGCGACAAGGACGGCATCTCGGCCGCGGTCGCCCTGCTCTCACTGGTGAGCGACCTCAAGGCCGACGGCTTCACCCTCGCGGAGCACCTGGACGCCTTCTCGGAGAAGTTCGGGCACTTCGCATCCGGCCAGATCTCCGTGCGGGTCACCGACCTCACCGAGATCGACCGGGTGATGGCGCGCCTGCGCGACAGCCCGCCCGCCATGATCGGCAGCAGCCGGGTCGACCACATCGACGACCTCTCGCGCGGCTTCAACGGCCTGCCGCCCAGCGACGTGCTGCGCA
- a CDS encoding purine-nucleoside phosphorylase, whose protein sequence is MLTTEINPLDAPETNPFDVAKIAAQEIADATGVDHHDIALTLGSGWGKAADLIGETTHTIPAQDITGFSAPALAGHAGTLRSVLLPTGKRALVIGARTHYYEGHGVRRVVHSVRTAAATGATTMILTNGAGGIRETWTPGTPVLISDHINLTADSPLEGATFIDLTDLYSQRLRDLARGIDASLDEGVYCQFRGPHYETPAEVQMAKAIGGHIVGMSTALEAIAARQAGMEILGMSLITNLAAGIQKTPLSHGEVLEAGQQAEATISALLAKIVASL, encoded by the coding sequence ATGCTCACGACCGAGATCAATCCTCTTGACGCGCCGGAAACCAACCCCTTCGACGTGGCCAAGATCGCCGCCCAGGAAATCGCCGACGCCACCGGAGTCGACCATCACGACATCGCCCTCACCTTGGGAAGCGGGTGGGGCAAGGCGGCCGATCTGATCGGCGAGACCACGCACACCATCCCCGCGCAGGACATCACCGGCTTCAGCGCGCCCGCGCTGGCCGGCCACGCCGGCACGCTTCGCTCCGTGCTGCTGCCCACGGGCAAGCGTGCCCTCGTGATCGGCGCCCGCACCCACTACTACGAGGGCCACGGCGTGCGCCGAGTCGTGCACAGCGTGCGCACCGCCGCTGCCACGGGCGCCACGACCATGATCCTGACCAACGGGGCCGGTGGCATCCGTGAGACCTGGACGCCCGGCACGCCGGTGCTGATCAGCGACCACATCAACCTCACCGCGGACTCGCCGCTGGAGGGCGCCACGTTCATCGACCTCACCGACCTGTACTCGCAGCGCCTGCGCGACCTGGCCCGGGGCATCGACGCCTCGCTCGACGAGGGTGTGTACTGCCAGTTCCGCGGCCCGCATTATGAGACGCCGGCCGAGGTGCAGATGGCCAAGGCCATCGGCGGTCACATCGTGGGCATGTCCACGGCCCTCGAGGCCATCGCGGCCCGGCAGGCCGGCATGGAGATCCTCGGCATGTCGCTGATCACCAACCTGGCCGCCGGCATCCAGAAGACCCCGCTCAGCCACGGTGAAGTGCTCGAGGCGGGCCAGCAGGCCGAAGCTACCATCAGCGCGCTCCTGGCCAAGATTGTGGCCTCGCTGTGA